The Vigna unguiculata cultivar IT97K-499-35 chromosome 6, ASM411807v1, whole genome shotgun sequence genome contains a region encoding:
- the LOC114188631 gene encoding probable inactive receptor kinase At2g26730 translates to MNISFIINVVLLLAIVLLLLLYYNTYTRLNKIVKGQIPTVIEKEDDVEISVDKKIEIGEGTMIMTVEERKELKFFNHNQKFQMGELLRASAEPLGHGILGNSYKAMLNTGPTIVVKRLRDLKPFTKEEFEKIVNSIADMKHPNLLPLLAYYHSRDEKLMLYSYAGNGNLFSRLHDRGGNRAPFSWNSRLSVARGVARALVYLHLNHKFQNVVPHGNLRSSNVLFDENDAVLVSDFGLASLIAQPIAAQHMVVYKSPEYGYARKVTMQSDVWSYGSLLIELLTGKVSINSAPQGTNGVDLCSWVHRAVREEWTAEIFDKEISGQKSALPGMLRLLQIAMRCIERFPEKRPEMREVTREVEKIQAPVMTEDDDDVSGDRSLTDDSLSTSTSMIGDER, encoded by the exons ATGAATATTTCATTCATTATCAATGTGGTTCTTCTGCTTGCAATTGTATTGCTCTTGCTGCTTTACTACAACACATACACAAGGCTGAATAAAATAGTGAAGGGGCAGATTCCGACAGTCATAGAAAAAGAGGATGACGTGGAGATCAGTGTTGACAAGAAGATAGAGATAGGAGAGGGGACAATGATTATGACAGTGGAAGAGAGAAAGGAACTCAAATTCTTTAATCATAACCAGAAATTTCAAATGGGTGAACTTCTTAGAGCTTCTGCTGAGCCACTAGGTCATGGGATCTTGGGAAACAGTTATAAGGCGATGCTGAATACAGGACCTACCATTGTCGTGAAAAGGCTAAGGGACTTGAAGCCATTTACTAAGGAGGAGTTTGAGAAGATAGTGAATTCAATTGCTGATATGAAGCACCCCAATTTGTTGCCTTTGCTTGCTTACTACCATTCCAGAGATGAGAAGCTCATGCTTTACAGTTATGCAGGAAATGGAAATCTTTTCTCCAGACTTCATG ATAGAGGTGGAAACCGGGCTCCGTTCAGTTGGAACTCGAGATTGTCGGTTGCAAGAGGAGTGGCACGAGCATTGGTGTACCTGCACCTCAACCACAAGTTCCAAAACGTTGTCCCACACGGCAACTTGCGGTCTTCAAACGTACTATTCGATGAAAACGATGCGGTTCTTGTTTCTGACTTCGGTCTTGCCTCCTTGATAGCACAACCGATTGCAGCTCAGCACATGGTTGTTTACAAATCACCTGAATATGGGTATGCAAGAAAGGTGACAATGCAATCCGATGTGTGGAGCTATGGTTCACTTTTGATAGAGCTTCTAACCGGGAAAGTATCTATTAACTCGGCTCCACAAGGAACCAATGGCGTGGATTTGTGCAGTTGGGTTCACAGAGCCGTGAGGGAAGAATGGACGGCTGAGATCTTCGACAAAGAAATATCTGGCCAAAAGAGTGCACTTCCTGGGATGCTGAGGTTGTTGCAGATTGCAATGCGTTGCATCGAGAGGTTCCCTGAGAAGCGCCCTGAGATGAGAGAGGTGACGAGAGAAGTGGAGAAAATACAGGCCCCGGTGATGACTGAAGATGATGACGATGTGTCTGGGGATAGGTCCCTAACTGATGATTCCCTTTCAACCAGTACCTCCATGATTGGAGACGAAAGATAG